Genomic DNA from Parambassis ranga chromosome 5, fParRan2.1, whole genome shotgun sequence:
GTCACTGAAGCCACAGTTAACTGGTTCTGCAATGGTCAATCAATGGTACATTAGCAGACAAttgtaaagttaaaaaaaaatgtaaataaacaaaagaggaaaacagTGTCATGTTACAAACAATGACTAAAATTCTCTCCTTACTTGAACTACAGCTTTCTTCCCTTGTTCCCTAGTTTAGCCTAGATTTAATGGCATTTTCaaacatggtgcattcaagtgCCATTGGATGCTTAAAGTCCATTCATTGTGTCTGGTTTaatactttttttctctttttgtccttAGCCAAGACACTTGACCCTAGGTTGTACTCAAAGCAAATACTCCCGGTGGTGAGTGTACAATTTCAGTAGGTAGAAAAACATTATATACACTGCTAAAAAATAGGGAATAAGGGAACACTAAATTAACACAtgctagatctcaatgaatgaaattttccagttgaaaatcttaaTTCATTACATAGCggaatatgttgagaacaaaataacataaaaatgatcaatgtattattattatgtattattaattattacttattaattattattaatcccAGTAACCCACAGAGGTCTGAATTTGGAACcctattcaaaataaaagtggaaaatcacattacaggctgatccaacttgagtggaaattcctcaagacaagtcaaaatgaggctcagtagtgtgtatgacctccctactaTTGATGACTAGTGAAGTGGCATTTGCAATGGGTCATGAAGATAATAGCTTCCATCCGCGCATCCACCTGCCTCTGTGACAATTTGGCAGTTTGTACGTACATGTACATCAGCCATGATGGCTGGGGGATGTTTAAAGACAATGTCAAATATGAAAAATTGGGTCAAACCAAAGTAGGAAAATCCCAAAATATCCAAAATCATAGTTGGTCAATGACAAATacctcagacaaacaacatCTAAGttaagtctttccagattgatgtgcagcaacagttgcttctctaacaccattgtttatgtctttctctcttgtcattgtgttaacacacaactgaatgttccagagcaacAAACTGTCAAACCGCTCAAAGCTTAAAGTCCATTCATTGTGTCTGGATACTTTTTTCCAATTAATTGATCTATTAAATAAACAGTATATCACAGTTTATAAATTACTGACAGATTAAAGTCAattcatctattttttttaatatttattattttaatttaatttttaaaagatattttttatatgtgtgtatatgcacaaaataaacaatattaaaCCCTAATCTTTAGCTGATTAGGACTAGGGTCTGGGGGACTAGGGTCTGTTAGATTAGAagtttttactttacttttaaatttactttacttttaaacatttaaatataccTTGATTAAACTTTAGTAAACAACACACTGTATGTAAACTCTCTTCAAATGGTTAAAAATCATGTTCTGACATTAATGCCTCTACAGAAATGTCACCATGTGTCAACACATTTGACAAAATTATAAACCCCACAAGTTGCCCAACTTTCCAATTTAAGTAGAGGTCAGAAGGTCAATTACAGATAGTCAAATAAAAGTGACAAAAGAGTTGGGAAAGATCTTTTGCAGCCTTTCATAGAATCTGGGATTTGACTTGAAAGGTTGCCAGTGGATACcagaagcaacacacacagtgtgaactgCTGACTGTTTGCCAAGCCCTCTCCGGTGTCAACCGGTTGGCCTCTGAGTCAAATAGAGAacaacacaagctgctcagTGCTACAGAGCAGGATGTGGTCACATCCTGGTTTGaacttttacagttttttctgattgcttaaacactaacaatgattcttatagcacaatttctaaaactattaatagttatagcaaaatcactcactgagtttgcaaaactaaaagcaaaaaaaactgctttacactcaatttgcacttttgtaacacacaatttgcaattgtataaatataataaacttcacagcactctttttgctgaactgtaaacacaactcactgctttacacacaacttccaaatgatcaacacactcctagtaaaactacacacatttatggctggtatttacactattttgccaactgtctggctacactgtcacatgtgagaactgttttacatcattagttcactttgcaatcagcatgagcactgtaaataagccacaggtaagcttcagtgtggagaacaatggagggagaagaagactgagaagagagagaattagaggaggatgaggacatgaggaagcaggaggaagaggacgaggaggtgaagaggaaggaggaagggtaagaagaaatagaattactgatgtcatcggagctacaatagtggatcatgtgatcaaccatggaatgaccctgagggaagctggacaacgggttcagcctgagccgctacactgtagcaagcatcataaggacatattgatgagaatgggttagtacagttccctcacactaagttttgtaggtgtaccatactctaatgagaaaaacaacaatactgtacatgtaaaactgaaactgttactccacagaattactagacatccagcatctggaaggaggcatgcgaggatatggaccaggcatcatgtcaggcctggatacagcactccaggagacatgttccccggtgccttggactagaagacattgcatgagacgatgaaattctgtggccggacccagagagacaatgagactgattttctctctctctctctctctttcattgaaattgtatgttttcttgtgtttgttttgatgtgtgtgaataaacattcatacttgaaatttgaatccctgtgtgtttatagaactatttatgacaaaagtttgacctcacatggacagaccttgtgcacagagaaagcaaaagccagatgtgttttcagttaataccatcagtgtgtagttggcacattgtggcacatttggtgtaaggttgttttatttgtgtgtagagttttgcacaaatagccaatagttacaaaaatgtgcttaagcaatcagaaaaaactgtaaacggAATCATCAAGTTCAATATGAGAACTGTCCTGTTGGCAGTAGCATCTAGGACTGCTGACCTTCTCCACAAAGTAACACATGTGCAAGTCTCAGTGTGTGACTAGATgtatactttgtgtgtgttgtctgaagTGTGTATTACTGTACAGTCTCAGCAGAAAGCAAGGCAGATAAAGAAGTCTGCATACCTAAGTGTACTCCAGCCTGGCAACCTGAGGGTCAGAAACACACTATTTGTTTAGGCATATGGCCTTATGCCTTACCCAGGACACAAGTCAAAATGCTTAAAAAGACGGAGCGCAGGGGGCTCTGTGTGATGTggttacacaacacacagtatGGCAGAATGAGGAAAGGTTATGGAGCTACTCCATCTAGAGGACGCCACAAAGAAAGTTTGCATGGTGGACACATGAACCCCTCACATGGAGCATCAATCTGAGAAAAACCTTAGAGAACAGGGGGTTTTGCAATCTTTACTGTACATGACGCCATGTGAGAGGCCTGAGGACATCAATCCCATACTTAACACCTCGTCAGGTTAAAAAAAGGCATTCAGAAGTGAGTCTAGTGTTAGGCTTAAGCAGATGATCCCCATTCCGGAAGAGGCATTGTCTTTGTATAAGAGGGAGAGCAAACTCTCTGTCACCTGATTTTCATCCTCAGGTTAGAAAGTCCTCCCCAAGATGAGAAGCGGTAGTTACATCACTGCTGCAGGTCCAGAATGCTGGATGCTGCACCCAAGGCAACCGGACACTCAAGATTTATTCTGATCTGGACCAAAGTCACCAAAAAGtcactgtggtgggtctcatctccggtggagatgaaacacaatacaggaatgaggtgcaccttctggccgggtggtgcagagaccacagcctctccctgaatgtggagaagacaaaggagatggttgtggactacaggagagcacagagtcagcacacccctctgaccatcgacggtgctgctgtgcagcaggtgagcagcaccatgttcctgggtgtgcacatcactgaggacctctcctggactaacaacactgcatccctgaccaagaaggcacagcagcacctctacttcctccgcaagctcaaaagagccagagcccctccctccattctgtgcaccttctacagaggggctgttgagagcatcctgtccagctgcatcactgtgtggtacggagcctgcaccgccacctgcaggaagacgcttcatcgcatagtgagagcagctgagaggatcaccggcgtccctctcccctctccacatcacaggagaccccacccacccttcacaccgcttcttcagtctgctgccatcaggaaagagactgcgcagcctccgggccaggaccagcagactgagggacagcttcatccaccaggctgtcaggaggcagaactctctccctgctgtgccccactttctcccccttccctgacaccaccccccaccccaccccaccccctacccctaccaccatcccccccacccctaccaccaccccaccacccaagataggaactctttgtaccagccactttaccaaaggaactctgtgcaccagccactttaccctgtgcattctcttgcaccttagtcatgtcataccagtctcatataagctgctataacttaaactattcctggactgtttacattatgccaactgcactgacttgcaccattacatcttttgcactctcataccagtctcaataagctgttataagttaaaccattcctgtttatattatgccaactgcactgtcttgcactatacatcttttgcactcttactgctttgtgccttcattatgtgccttgtattttgtgtgtgcctcattgtaggtacatttttttacactttatatttatctttagtttttagttacatgttatatgttgcggagtgaagagtaacgcaatttcgattctctgtatgtccagcacatatagcagatttgacaataaagctgactttgactttgacttttgacaaaaaaacttCACTTCACTATTAGCACAacatgtcttcctgtctgtgactcCTGAAAGCCCCTATAACGTCTCTGACAGGAGGTAGGAGGGCTCACATTTGAGTGTcacatttaaatttaatgtGGTGGTGTACATAgggcaaagcaaaaaaaaaaaagatcactgTTGCAGTATTTATGAACCTAATTGTATGTGACATGGTTAGCATGGTTAGCAGCCTTGGGTTAGCCTTTTTAAATATCAGGcttaaacaaaagaaagaaaagagaaagaaagaaaaggggtAAATGATTGTATTTAACACAATTTAAATtactcaaagcactttacattaatcacacacattcacactacTAGTGCAACTACTTGGAGCACTTGGCGTtaagtatgttgatgaagattctcagtcatccaggtcatcatacgtagagaagattgaagcaaggcgtctggacttgtagagttttctagaagacgtttcgctgctcatccaagcagcttcatcagttctaactgtttggtggggaaacatggtttatatgtggttacagacctcagtgggtgggtctgggtaaaacttaaaaaaacttacaaacaatagcactaaatgtttccatacttacctgtgatgttctggctgactgggccaggtgtgtctaacgactggctaacgactatgaaactgccggagggggactggttgacagccctttgttcttactgtgagtatgtgcaaacttcctgggaatggatggaatcactgcattgtatgtggtagaaagatgatgtctgaggccaccacctctgttaagggaaggtttttccagcttaacatagatggcttccttgactcctctttcataccacctttcctccctgtcccTTGGCGTTAAGTATTTTGCAAAAGGACACCTTGTGGTCTACACAACATGCAGGAGGAAGCAGGTCTGATTCTGATGAACATTTTTGGTTTGTATGAGCTTTACTGTCATATTTACAACGTATTTACAGTGGTGGAACAAAGGCATGCATTGTCAACAGCCTGGCAAAGTGTATGAATAATGCAACAATTATTCATTTTATGTGTTGCTACATACTTTTAGCATCACACTTTAGTTTTCACCGATTGGCAATGACACACTGTTGTGACAAACAATGACCTTCACCTCACCTGAGTTAATGCAGGTGAGagaaagcataaaaaaaacatgtcaataGTCTAAAATGCATAGTTACTGCACACAGAGTGTCATTAGAACTCACATGTTGCCATACACTATGGCATGACATGATGATGCAACCAAACGGTTTTAAATAATTCATGCTTCATGCTTaaaaatttcattttaatttttcagGCAGAGTTTTTGCCGTCTGCCATCCATAGTTGGTTTTTAAAGAAACGACAGTAGACTGGGAGAAGAGTGGAAAGAGTGAAGGAATTTCTCCAGTGgagaacagctgctgtcaccataggggggggggggtactttCACTGCATGACCAATTTGTTACTTCGAAGACAAAGTAAAAATCAAGTACATGACTAATAACTGGACACACTAGCAACCTACTACTGATCATTCTCAAACAGAGTTCATACTTTCATACAATCTATAGTCACACTGTACCCTGCTTTACCttctcacaacacaaacatcatcacATTTAATGCACGCAAACCACAGTGTATGTGTGACACTGCTCATAATCTGCATCAGTCCAACCTTTACTGGCCACAGCTTAGCTTCATGACACACACGTCTGTACAGTCCTCCCGCATTACacagctgccatggtaacatTCTCCTCAGCGCTGTTGGCAGTGGCCGATGCTCCCGTCAGCACCCCATTCACCGGTGTGTGTGGGGCAACTTTTGCCAGCCGGTGTTCCTTGCTGTTGGTGCAGCTGCGGGCGCAGAACTGGCAGGAGGCGCAGGCTGAGTTGCAGCAGGGCAAGAAGCGACAGATGCTGATGTGCCACAAAAACCAGCCGGGAgaccagcagcaccagcagagcACCACGCCGCCCACCACACCCAGGATGATGTAGAGGACCAACAGGGACAAAGAGGCAGGAGAGTCTGCAGGTTGTAGAATTAGAATTTATATTCAAGTCATACAGTGCATAGCTTGTGATCATTTGTTGTAAATTTGGttcttattatttgttttaactGGAAGTTATTAACCTGAAATCTTGGGCTTGCACAGAATTAAAGACTGCTGGGGCTTGCCACTTGGCCCACAGACTGAAGTTAAAGAACAGgtgacacaataaaaaaaaaaaaaaaagcacgcATACATGGAAAATATGTCATGTTATGGTGATAATTTTATCATGATTATCCTTATCTTGACTAACCCTTAGCTATCATCTAAGgcacatatgtcaaagtcaaggcccgCGGGCCGAATCCGGCCCGTGaatgaattatctatggcccccgggatgatatttgattagtattagaaccggcccACAGGCCGTAGCCACCCGCTGGTGTTTtttacatttcccacaatgcaacggtaacccACGAACTCACTACAGCGCAGCAAGTGgacttcggcttcatcattcattagcagtcagagcagatgtcaactttcagctacctcctccccaaaaaatggctaaacggaaggtggatgctgagaacagggggtttcaagctcggtgggaggcagagtacatgttcactgaggtaaatggcaaacctgtgtgtcttctgtgtggagaaagtttggctgtaatgaaagaatacaatttaggaaggcaccatgaaacgtctaagaaacacacagacaaagacaagaatatggacacagaacaaaggctacagaatgtacaggacatgtgatttttctttgaaggcagtttgttcttgtctgtgtgcctgctgaaaaatgttttcccgattattcatttaatcattaaataatacactgtgttaggtcttggttcaataggctacgtgcaatcatttcaatatgttttattaaacattgaatcagtccggccctcggcttatagccaattGACATCCCTGATCTAAGGCTTAGATGATAGCTAAGGGTTAGTCAAAACTGCTCTAGCTGTGGCTTTAGCAGCTTCCAATTTGTGTTTAACTTCACCTTTCTACTTTTCAGAACAGATACAATAACATACAAAACATCAGCTTAAAAGGTAACTACATAAAATAAGTAAGTACAACTGGTTAACCTGCCTAGCATTGCCTTGAGTCAGTCTGACCGGATTGTACAGTATACAATGATGGGTCCTATAGGGACAAAGCAGAGGGTGGAAgcaaaaccataaaaaaacaccataGTCTTGCTGGGACACAAACAGGCATGTACATGATTACATGAATTTGAGGTCTAGTGTGACCTTTGTGTGCAGTGTTGAGCCAATTAGGACAGGACTGTGTCATCACCTTACATGTAAAATACAGCTGTTGACATTTAATGAAAAGAGCAGTGGCTTCATACTGAAGTATGAACCTGTAGCATTCCCTTCTGTTGAACAGTATCAGAATCATCAATAACAAATCGAATAAGCTTGGAATCTATCATAGAATCACCatagacatacacacaatgaGTGTGGTCAGATCCAAGCCATACATAACTACTTCTTCAAGCacactgattggtcagtttGACACAGATAGAGCACTAAACAGTAATTACAGTACAACAAATaaaccatacatacatatatgcatGGAGACCACCAACTGTTAAAACCTGAAAATTCCTTGTAAGCACACCGGAGTGCTTTGTGATGCATCCAAGCTCATAAAACAGCTGGTAATTTGCACAGCAGGCGAATGTGAGCCCCCTTTCATCGACTCCACAGTCACAACAGCAGAATAGCTATTTTCTTAGGCCTGACTTGGCTGGGTCTTAAAAGTAATCAGAAGCTGTCAGGCTGACCCAGACAGTCTCTGTTTGCACCACTGACAGTGGAATAGAGACGGATCACTCAAAAGGCCGCTCTACGCCGTGAGAATCCATCACCATTTATTGGTTTACGAGTCTTTTGGCGAAATTAACAGCTCAATGGTGACCACCATTAGTTCTATGTCCCGTCATCAGGCCTCTTTGCATCCAAATGGGCACAAGCATAAAACAGTCAGTCATTCTGGCCTAAAAAGGGAGTCTTCCTGTGTTGCTCACTCACCTGATATTGACTCATGACTTGGAGAGCTCTCTGGCAGACCACAGTTCCTATGTGTTGGAATGGGTACTGTGGGTGGATTCACGATCGATGGAGGTGGGGTCGCtattggtggtggtggttcagGAGGTAAAAGCTGACCTGCTGATGAAGCACAGATCATGATTATGACATTATGAAATTACATAGTGTGGTTTATAATCTGGGAAGGCCAGTATCTGACAATTACATCACTGACCTTTGCAACCAGTTGTGAGGTTTTCCTCCAGGTCACTCCCATCCCCACAGTTGTCAATACCTTTGTCATCACACACTAGACTGAGCGGTATACACTTTCCATTCCTACAAGTGAAGTAGGGCTCACTGCTGCACTCTGTTTGGTTGAAACCTGAAGTGGAAGATGACAATAAAGGAGATCTATTTAGCTGCCCCTGTCATTGCAGTGACTTAGCTGACTAAGGTCTAGCTAAATCTGGTCCTCTCTAGGATTAAAAAATTAAGCAAGTGtggaagtgccaaaaactgcagttcatcaaGCGGCCagtagaggctggctccaaaagtgagtcaatccccatgtATTTTTATGTGAAAAAATCCAACTTTACTACAGAAATGACATGTTTACCGCCTGATAAAAAAGCTGATTTGATCAAGTTTTCACACAAGTCATGCAAGTAGACAAAGAGAACCCAAGCAAACAAGTTAAAAAGACATGACAGGCAaacaaaccatgatactaccaccaccatgcttcacagttcGGATAAAGTTCTTACATTGGAATACAGTTTTCAATTTGAAAAGAGGCTGCTTTGCAGCCTTCAAATTATTTATTGATTGGAAAGATTATTGAAAACTGCTACTAAGAATTAAAAACGAATCAAATCTGCTAATAAAATTTGCTAAAAAAAGAATAGAAGCTCTACAAGCTGTTGGCATTTAACTTGCATGCTCTAGAAGCATTTTTTATTGTATTCAATGACTGCAGAAAGCCCACAGGTCAGCCCAAATATTTAGTGAATTTTTGTTAAGTGCTGTTCAACAGTGAGTCAATCATGATGGCTTCCTAGTTGTGCTGGAGAATGTAGAATTTATTTTTGAGTTTAAGCTAAAGCtaaaattttaaataaaatcattttcagCTTAGATTTGGTTATTTAGCCTGCCTcagaaataatacaaaatatgacACAAAGACATGTCATTGTTTTAAACAATGACTGAATTTCTCCTTTAACCTTAACTACTCACCTAATCTAAAGGAGGTGAAGTCCCCCACAAAGTCTACCCTGGGTTGAGTACCCCGTGTTACCAGCCTCAGAGTCAGGTGGTTCCCTGTGGACAGCACTGGCCTCGGCGGACTCTTCCCACAAAGCGGAGGTCCAAGAGGAGGCGAACTTCTATCACGACCATCGTAGAACTGAACATATGAGCCAGCATGACAGGGGTCTGCCGAGCTTTCACCAGAGGTGGGCTCCAGTCTGGGGTTTAGAGGGATGGAACCACGAGGTGACTCTGGGAAGAAAGGGGCAGGGCTCAGAGGGGCCACTCGAAGCAGGCTGTAAACCAGGAAGAAGCGGAAGTAGAACTGGACCTTGTCTTTAGGAGAGCTGGCCTGCATGGTGAGGTGACAATCAGTCCCCATGGTCACAAAATAGTACTTCTTGGATTCTTGGTGTGAGTTGATGATCATGCCGTCACCCCGAATCGTCTGACCACAGAAGTCCACAACGTTCACTgtcaggaaaacacacaggacgATAAAAACAATATACATAAAATGACAAGTCAATGTTTGGACAAGCTGAGAATGATGTGTTTTGTTAGAGGTTAAACATCTAACAACATTGCTAATATAAAGTGAATAAATCTCTGCGAAGACATCGCTGCATATGATTATGCAAAAACTGCAGTCATGGGACAAAATTGCAATATTGTGAAAGCTTTCTGCTTTCCATTTGTCACCCTAACCATGTCATATATCTGTAGTTGCTAATCAAACTGTAAACAGTGACATGTTAAAGTTTTAGTATCAGCAAATATATACAGTGGATTTTAGTGGacatgtattttaaaataaGAGCCTGATTAACTATTAAATCCTTGAAAGATATTAATTAAAGAACAGTCTATTTCTTTGGATGATCTTACAAGACACTTAAATAGTGCAGAAGCAACATCAGGCCACATATGAAGCTAGAAGGTAGAAGCTTTTAGCCGATCAAAAACACAGGGGGTGATAGTTTGAAAAGCAGCTCATCCAGAGGTAGGACCAGGACAGATGGTTGGGCAGATCTGGCTTCGGCAGCCCCCACCCGGTCACCCACTTCCCCCTGCCTCTGGGCTGCAGGCCAAATAATGAGAAAATTTATGACCACCCCTGGAGTTTATTAGCTCCGTTTCCCTGGGAGACAACTAGATCCtcctgcactgacctccaggaatGTCCCAAAGCCCAGGAGcccctgttggtgggaaacagcTCATCCCCTCCACACTGTGCAAGTAAATACGAAAACCTCAAGCTGTCCAAAAACACGGGGGACCAGAGGACGCCAAGTCCTCTGTAAAGATTTTTACAGGCTGAAAATTCAACTCTTTTTAAACACAATCACTGTAAATGGAGTCCGTTTGAATGAGCAAATCCAGAGGGCGGGCGAGGGTCACAGTCCTGACTGACACACTGTAGTGAGACGTGTCTCTGAGACAGCATTGTGTGGAAAAGGGCAGCGGCCTCACTGTCCATCCATGTCTTATCCTAACAGGGGTGATGCAGTGCAGGCTGCCATGACACCACTTCAGCCCTGCTTTATGCCAAACTAAGTACAGtacataaacacaaaccagGCATTCAAACAACACCGATTCTGCTATTTTTAATCTTTCAGTAATAATTTTTAACCTGTCTCTAAATTTGCCTTTGTAAGTTTTAGATAACAATAGTGTCAACACAGCTTTTAGCTTACTGAAAAGGTGCATAATGTCCACTGCTGAATGTCACAAAATCAGCTCCATCACAACTCCTAAACTGAAATTATATTATTCAATCTGAAAAAACCTCAAACACACTAAAAATGTTGCTCAATCCTGTTTCTAATTTTGCAGAGCTAATATATGATAAGAAGTTGTCAGAAGTGACACCCTTTgtgctcttctgctgctgtagtccATCGGCTCTAAGTTGAAGAaaagtgaggcaactggacttctctgctcctctacagacccacccactgaggtcctccaccacatataaaccatgtttccccaccaaacacttagaactgatgaagctgaaggaggagcagagaaacgtcttcaagaaaactctaaaTGTCCAGACGCTTTGCTTCTATTGTCTCtacgaatatgacctggatgactgagactcaTCATCAAGGCTTCAAGGTAATGGTGCATTCACACATGTTCTTCTGCAGACTTTGGTGGGACTTTGtagttcctgttgtctttccatCAGCACCAGTCAGTCTACTAGGACTATTTTCCTCTCATCTTTGGCATCAACAGTGCAGTGCTGCTCACTGGATAGTTACTCTTTTTCAGACCGTTCTTTGTAAACTCTAGAGACGGCTGTGTATGGAAATCCCTGAAACACTCAGACCAACAACCACGGCATGTTCAAAGTCACTTCAAC
This window encodes:
- the ldlrad2 gene encoding low-density lipoprotein receptor class A domain-containing protein 2 isoform X2; its protein translation is MMEVEVESCRQRAVTALLLLFCLMTVRSAAIETVNVVDFCGQTIRGDGMIINSHQESKKYYFVTMGTDCHLTMQASSPKDKVQFYFRFFLVYSLLRVAPLSPAPFFPESPRGSIPLNPRLEPTSGESSADPCHAGSYVQFYDGRDRSSPPLGPPLCGKSPPRPVLSTGNHLTLRLVTRGTQPRVDFVGDFTSFRLGFNQTECSSEPYFTCRNGKCIPLSLVCDDKGIDNCGDGSDLEENLTTGCKGQLLPPEPPPPIATPPPSIVNPPTVPIPTHRNCGLPESSPSHESISDSPASLSLLVLYIILGVVGGVVLCWCCWSPGWFLWHISICRFLPCCNSACASCQFCARSCTNSKEHRLAKVAPHTPVNGVLTGASATANSAEENVTMAAV
- the ldlrad2 gene encoding low-density lipoprotein receptor class A domain-containing protein 2 isoform X1 encodes the protein MMEVEVESCRQRAVTALLLLFCLMTVRSAAIETVNVVDFCGQTIRGDGMIINSHQESKKYYFVTMGTDCHLTMQASSPKDKVQFYFRFFLVYSLLRVAPLSPAPFFPESPRGSIPLNPRLEPTSGESSADPCHAGSYVQFYDGRDRSSPPLGPPLCGKSPPRPVLSTGNHLTLRLVTRGTQPRVDFVGDFTSFRLGFNQTECSSEPYFTCRNGKCIPLSLVCDDKGIDNCGDGSDLEENLTTGCKAGQLLPPEPPPPIATPPPSIVNPPTVPIPTHRNCGLPESSPSHESISDSPASLSLLVLYIILGVVGGVVLCWCCWSPGWFLWHISICRFLPCCNSACASCQFCARSCTNSKEHRLAKVAPHTPVNGVLTGASATANSAEENVTMAAV